Proteins encoded in a region of the Polyodon spathula isolate WHYD16114869_AA chromosome 9, ASM1765450v1, whole genome shotgun sequence genome:
- the LOC121320717 gene encoding carbonyl reductase [NADPH] 1-like — MSTPRVALVTGANKGIGFATVRSLCKQFSGDVYLTARDPERGMAAVQSLQSEGLNPLFYQLDINDINSIRKVRDFMKEKYGGLDVLINNAGIAFKVQDTAPFEIQADVTLRTNFFSTREICNELLPIIKPQGRVVNVSSICSATALKKCSPDLQAKFTSDTITEDELVKLMEKFVEDAKSGVHVQQGWPNWGYGVSKIGVTVLSRIQARRMKKERPQDRILLNACCPGWTRTDMAGPNATKSPDEGAVTLVYLALLPPEADEPHGQFVIDKKVQNW; from the exons ATGTCGACTCCCAGGGTTGCTTTGGTAACAGGAGCTAATAAAGGGATAGGGTTTGCAACGGTGCGGTCTCTTTGCAAACAATTCAGCGGGGACGTGTACCTGACAGCGCGAGACCCAGAACGGGGCATGGCAGCAGTGCAAAGTTTGCAGTCTGAAGGGCTAAACCCCTTGTTCTATCAACTGGACATCAACGATATCAACAGCATTAGGAAGGTGAGGGACTTTATGAAGGAGAAGTATGGAGGGCTGGATGTGCTCATCAACAACGCTGGAATTGCTTTCAAAG TGCAAGATACAGCACCCTTTGAAATTCAAGCAGATGTGACACTAAGAACAAACTTCTTTAGTACCAGAGAGATCTGCAATGAACTCCTTCCTATTATTAAACCACAAG GGCGAGTTGTGAATGTTTCCAGTATATGCAGCGCTACAGCTCTGAAAAAATGCAGCCCAGACTTGCAAGCAAAGTTCACCAGCGATACCATCACAGAGGACGAACTGGTCAAACTTATGGAGAAGTTTGTCGAAGACGCAAAGAGCGGGGTGCACGTCCAGCAGGGCTGGCCAAACTGGGGTTACGGAGTGTCCAAAATTGGGGTGACCGTCTTGTCCAGGATTCAGGCCAGGAGAATGAAGAAAGAGAGACCACAGGACAGGATCTTGCTGAACGCCTGCTGTCCGGGGTGGACGAGGACCGACATGGCTGGTCCGAACGCCACTAAATCCCCAGATGAAGGGGCCGTCACCCTGGTGTATCTGGCTCTTTTACCCCCAGAAGCTGATGAGCCACATGGGCAGTTTGTCATTGATAAGAAAGTTCAGAATTGGTGA